A window of the Pseudomonas sp. B21_DOA genome harbors these coding sequences:
- a CDS encoding YgdI/YgdR family lipoprotein, producing MKIKMLGIPVAVAALLALSGCSTQTVVTLQNGTQYLTEDMPKTKTEDGFYEFEDISGAKVKVRADEVATVRKED from the coding sequence ATGAAAATCAAGATGCTGGGCATTCCTGTAGCAGTCGCAGCCCTGTTGGCGCTGAGCGGCTGTTCGACCCAGACCGTGGTGACGCTGCAGAACGGCACCCAGTACCTGACCGAGGACATGCCGAAAACCAAGACCGAAGACGGCTTCTATGAGTTCGAGGACATCTCCGGGGCCAAGGTCAAGGTTCGCGCTGATGAAGTCGCGACCGTGCGCAAGGAAGACTGA